ACTAAGATCCTATTTGGATGGACTAAAATAAGAGAACTAAAGTTTAGTCTGATGTTTGATATTAGGCTAAACATAAACTAATTCTGAACTAATCAAGGCTAATAGATTCTAACTACCAATTAGATATAATCAATGCAATTAGATTAGCAATCAGTTCATATTTAGACCTAATTAGTCCGTACCAAATTTAAGGACTAAAAATTTAGTCCACGAGGCCTAAGACTAAACTTTAGGTGATGAAATATTAGGTAACTAAATTTTAGTCCATGCTCGTTTGGATCCATGAACTAAATATTAGGTGGGAAACTATTTGAAACACATAAATAGGTGAAATTAAACTTTAGACCAAAATAAGGTAGGTTCTATGGACTAATGAACTAAACTTTAATTGGGATGAAATTAAACTTTAGTCCACCCATTTGGATCACCTGATGCACTAAACTTTAGGCCTGAATCCGAACGAGGCCTGATTCGAAAACGGTTTCGACCTGGTTATTAACATCTGGACTGATTCTGGACCATCCGTTCACTCATCACTCATCATGTTATTAACTAGTAGTACGACTTTGTCCTACTAGTAAAAGGGACCGCACGGTGCACGGTCGCGGGACATGCATGGATCCTTCTGATGTTCAATTTCaaaagttcaaatttcaaaagcatctggaCCGTCCAATCGACCAAATGCCACACCGGCATTGCAAATGCAACACAAAAGATTCGGATTCATGCTGGGTGCATCATGGTGTACTCTGTTTGTCGTGCGCATCACTAGCAGCAGCACGGCATGCGCTTCTTGCTACGACTCTACCTTTGGATCTCCATGCATGAGTCGTCGCATGTACGCCGTGCCGCTCCTACGTGGTACCGGCCGGCGATAGAAAACGCCAGCGAGCTGAAGAGACCTCGCAGTGCAGGCCAGTAGGCCACGGTTGCGTAGTACATGGCTTCCATGAGCTGCAGGAAAAGAAACAAAAGCGCTGGACGGATCACCTGCTGCATGCTGCCGAGCATTTATGAGCCGGTCAGAATTCAGATCGGAGGGAGGATCGGAGGGGGTCCCCGCCGGTGAGCCCGGCCCCGGCCTCACGAGGACGGCGACGAGGACCTGCCATGGAGGTAACGTCGTCGATCGGTTGTGTAGTCGTGTATGCCTTTGCCTTTCCACCGTACACGCAAAGCCGGTGCCCGATCACGAATCATCAGCTCCTGACCACGCCATTAGCTCCGTGATTAAACCACGCACTGTGCTGACCGAGGACGAACATGTGCCGGCCGCTGTCCGGAATTGAACCGGAGTAGGAGCATGTCCCGTCGCCGGGGAAGGGACGACGGACCCCGCGTGCAGCTACCTACCGGCCGGTGGCCGTCGGTGTACGCGCCCACGGCCCGCCCGTGAGTACTCGATCGTAGCCACACATCACAGCACGGCGCGCGGGAAACCGGCGACGACGGAGGGCTCGGTCGTCTGAGATGGACGACGCGACGCCGACGCTGCCCAGCGGTCGGTCggtgcggcggccggccggtgaGACGGACGATGCTGCATGCTGCTGCTGGCCTGGTACATCGTCGAGGCGGCCGCAATTAACAAGACCGACAGCGATGGACGGATGGCTACTGATCTCTCATCCAGCAGGGATGGTACGTTCACTTCAGATGCACCCACCCGTCGATGATCGAAAACGAAAATCTGGCAGCGTGTGTAGTGCAGCGGAGGCTTGCCATGTACAGCTGCAGGCTCGCCCGATCCGCCACCTCCGTCCTCGTGCTCGTGCGGAATTGAAGATGCATGCGCAATAATAAAAATGACGGCAAATCTCCCTCCGTTCCCTAAAATGGGGGAAGAGGCGTCTGTATTCACATCCAAATAATCTTTACACGATTTTCAGTTGCTTGCACAAGTTTGGACAGAGTAGACGCCACGATGGGCGGCACAACCCGGCAGGTTAGTACGGCACGGTACTCGAGCTAGCTCGGCTCGTTTGGTAACAAGCTAGCTCGGCTCAGCTCGTTACGGCTGAAAATCGAGTTTGGCTCGGCCCCCTCGAGCCGACTCGTTTGGCTCACGAGCTGAGCATAGTTTAACATTGATGTCAAGATAGAAAGATATTAAGCAGCATATGATAACATAAATGTTTGAAGGCCCAAAATAGGCTTAATTAGTACCATATTTAGCTTATAAGTTAAAATGAAAAGTTTATTTTAGCCAAATAATAATATACATATGTACTAAAAATAGATCCAATATTATCATATCTATCGAGCCTAATGAGCCAATCAAATAGCTCATGACCTCACAGGAGCAGTTCACGAGCTAGCGAGCTAAAATTGAGATTTAGCTTGGTTCTTTTGAGAGATCAAGCCGAGCCGAACTAAGCTGAATCTGTAAACAAGCCGAGCCGGCTAACGAGCCTCGAGCTTTTCTACCAGCCCAACCGGAAACACAGAGTGATGGATAGATCGGTAGACGGATGCTTCAGCAGAACACCCCAAACTGTAAGGAGCAAAAAGAGTAATCCACAAAAGCATGGTATATGTATGTGCAATGTTCTTTGAGGTAGCTACCACTAAAATGAAGTGTCAACTGTCAACCGTCTGCCTCTCACAGTCACGACGTTACAATTAGATCTTTCCAACCTACTACAGCACTACTCTTAAACaaaggagaaaaagagagaacgAAAAGTTTAACCAGGGGGGAATGACAAAATGTAGTCGTAATACAAGATGGAATGCTGAATTAATTTGAAGCACATCCCACACCTAAATTGGATGCCTGTATCAGCCTCCTTGCTGATCCGAGCTAGCACTTGCCTTCTCGTCCTCCTCTTCCAGATCAGACGACGCGGAGGAGCACGACGCACCGGCGCTCCCGCCGCCGCATTGCTCGGGCATGGGCTTGCTGGTCGCAGCGGCAGCAGTAGTAAcatcgccgccgctgctgctagCACTTGAGCTGCTGGAGCTGGTTCTGCACGccgacgtcgtcgtcgtcgtcgtcgtcatagTCGCCGTCGTGGTGGTTGCTGTCGTTGCCGCGGCGTGGGAGTGGGATGCGCCGCTGCTGGTGGCGAGCCCGACGAGCAGGTCGACGAAGGCGCCGACGATGAGCGCGTGGTTGTGCTTGCCGTTGATCCGGAGGTACCAGAGCAGCATCTCATGGAGCTGCGCCCAGTCGCGGAGCCCGTGCGCGGCCACCATCTCCTCCATGGACGCGCGGAAGTCGCGGAACGGGTCCTCCGAGTCCAGCGCCACCGCCACGCTCTCCTCCACGAGCGACGTCGACGGCGGCTCCTCGTCCGAGTCGGAGTCGGCATCTGGGTCGTCGGACAGTACGGGTGTCGCCGCGGACGACGGCGCCTGCAGCTTGGTGGGCgcctcgggcggcggcgacgctaATGTCCGAGCCGTCGTCCTGCCCGGAGGCGGCGACGGAGAGGCGGCGAGGATGGAGTTGGAcgccggcgccgcggggccCGCGTCGAAGAAGAATCGGTCGGTGGAGGTCCGTCCGAGGCTGCGGATGACGGCCTCCGACCACTCCTGCGACGCGGTGGTCGTGGAGAAGCTCCCGTCGTCCAGGTCCAGCAGGTcatccgccgccgcgccctcgcccgcgccgtctccgccgccgtcgtcgtcgaagaagaagctgcaggagtCGGCGGCGTCGAAGTAGACCGAGTTGACCGTCTTGTACATGTCGTCGCCGcccaccgctgccgccgccgccgccgcggccttccGCGGCGGCCGAAGCCTCCCGGCGGCGTGctcggaggagcggcggcgaccGGCCGTGGTGCAGGGCCGCTCGTCGTCGTCGTGTCGGCGGCGGAAGGAGGCGGTCTGCGGGCTGGCCGCGCAGGAGGGCCACTGCCACGGCGCGGAGGGCGAGTCGTCGGGCCTGGGCTTGGAGGAGAAGATGGAGGCGAGGCCGCCCTTCCTCCCCAtcgccgcccgctcgccggCGGTGGAGTATTGACTATTGAGTGGACGGATCGGTCGGTGGTGAGTGGTGACTGGCGAAGTTTCGAGTGAATGAGCGAGCTTTGCTGGAAGGCTCGGAATGGAAGCTAGCTAGCTGGAGGTGCacgtgagagagagagagagagagagagagagagagagagagagagagagagagagagagagagagagagagagagagagtggcgGTGCCGGTGGACGGTGGCGCTGCAGGCAATTActcaggggaggggaggggaggggagggaaggGAAGAACATGGGGGATGGGGCCGTGGCTCGTGTGCCCGTATTTATGTATCCTCTCTTCCCACCTCTGCAGGGCATGGAGGAGAGTTCCATTCACGCATGTCATGGGTGGGTTGTTGGCCTCGCCGTGTGGAAGAGAGAGATCATCAGAGACGGAGAGACCGTGACGCCATCACGCGATGCATGAGTCATTAATTGATCTGAAATTACAGGATCAAATGATCCATCCTTCTTTTTTCTAGAGTGTAGTTGTGTGATTAAACTAGTGGTCGATCCTGCATCCCATCAGAACGGTAAAGAAAGCCTGCAAGCAAACAGGCCGAAACAACATGCAACGTCTACTGCTTCCGAAGAGATTTACAAAGGGTATTCGGACCCAAGTGGTAATACTCCAAAGCGCTGAAGTTTAATACTATCATTTTCAAAGGTGAATGCTGATAGGatgggctaaagtttagccaaAATTTAAAAACTTTAGCAAATATACAAGTGCTAAGTTTATCGGCCAACTTTAATCCATCCAAACGAACCTTCGGTCAGCTTCCATTTTCGTCCTAGGGTTTGCAAGCGTAGCCAAGACAAAGGTGCATCGAGCGAGGAGCAAGTGGATTTCGTATTGGTTCTATATACACACCGTTCGAGGGAGTCGTCGCAAGCGTGCTTAATTTGAAGCAGCGCTATCATTTTGCAGTATTTTTAGAGGTTTGACTTGCCCCATGTGGCGCCAGTGTTGCTGTTCAGCATCTTTTGGAGAAGAAAACACTTGGAAGCTCTCCGAGTTCGTTTGGACTGTGCCACTGTGCATACGTGGGCTTGGGCGATCGGGCGACGATGCGACAACGGCTAGTAAACAGGGCAGCATTTATGAACAAGATACCGTGCGAGAGAAGTGGCATAATGTTCGTTGCACCGTAGTAGTATTAGGTGCTACTCCCCGGCCGGCACGTGGTCACACATGGACACAGCTGACCACAACCATTCTAGCATATCCGAAGGAGAGCCCGATGGATGCATGCCCGCCGGGATCAGATGAACTTGGATGGCGATCAGCATTGGCCATCGCAAGAGGACGGCCGCGCGTGGGCCATCGGCCTCCATGCTTGTACGTCCATACGTACGTATATGGATCGTGGGCCAAATTTAGGCCCGACGACAACACTCGCTCTCGTCGACCCACCCCGGCCtacgaattttttttaaaaaagggttaaaaaaaatttaaattcaaaaaaaggGTGCCGGTTCGGGaaatttcgaaaaatgggtacctcccgcccaatgaaagggcgggatgacgcatcccgcccatccaacgggcggggggtcggCGGGGGGAGGAAATCCTCTTCGCAGGGGCCTCTTTGCGAAAAGTCAGGCCACATcccgcccttccaacgggcgggatgtcctccgaggggcctcccgcccgttgggagggcgggacgtgggcctcccgcccgttgggggggcccccaacgggcgggaggcccacgtcccgccctcccaacgggcgggatgtccccccccccctatttaagcccccacccaccccctaattctcataaaattcatcaaaaatcagaaaaaagaaaaggaagagaggagaggaagagaggagacgaagcggcgaagccctgtccacacgtcggtttggaggtattataatcgtataattattaattatttttacgaatatttgttagggtagttatacgtagaatt
Above is a genomic segment from Panicum hallii strain FIL2 chromosome 8, PHallii_v3.1, whole genome shotgun sequence containing:
- the LOC112903286 gene encoding transcription repressor OFP13-like, producing the protein MGRKGGLASIFSSKPRPDDSPSAPWQWPSCAASPQTASFRRRHDDDERPCTTAGRRRSSEHAAGRLRPPRKAAAAAAAAVGGDDMYKTVNSVYFDAADSCSFFFDDDGGGDGAGEGAAADDLLDLDDGSFSTTTASQEWSEAVIRSLGRTSTDRFFFDAGPAAPASNSILAASPSPPPGRTTARTLASPPPEAPTKLQAPSSAATPVLSDDPDADSDSDEEPPSTSLVEESVAVALDSEDPFRDFRASMEEMVAAHGLRDWAQLHEMLLWYLRINGKHNHALIVGAFVDLLVGLATSSGASHSHAAATTATTTTATMTTTTTTTSACRTSSSSSSASSSGGDVTTAAAATSKPMPEQCGGGSAGASCSSASSDLEEEDEKASASSDQQGG